The Panicum hallii strain FIL2 chromosome 5, PHallii_v3.1, whole genome shotgun sequence genome contains the following window.
TGTCGTTTTCCCTCCTCTCATTTTCCTTTTCTGCTGTAACCTGAGAATAATCTGAACGTGAGGTGATTTACAGCTGCTGTAGATTGATTTCCGGTTACCGATCACATTGATCGTCAATACATCAAAGTGGCAGTGGATTACTTGGTTGCCTGGTGTCAAACTTGCAGTTTACATAAAGCGGTTTTCTAGAAAACGTTCTTGATCTGCCAGGAACAGCGAACGTGGGTAAATTAGTACATTAGTACATATCTGGTGAAAATGACGTTAGTattgaaaaaaaaatgaaaattcTTTAAAACATACCAAATGGTTTCCTGAAAATTTGAAGCGCTTCACTGGTGTAGTACATCCATGATCGAtaccaagtttgttatatttttttgaaagaaatatCTAAGTTTGTTATTGAAAAAGATGAAAAAAGTACAACTTCCAGGTGCAATCTGACTGCATGGTGCATGCCAAATTTTTTGCCTTGTACATCAATTGCATCCAAaagttttttatttttttttcatcTTTCTAATGATCAAATTTGAACTTGGGATTTTTTTCGTGCACATAGAACTTGGAATGGTGCATTCGAAAACTGTTTGATATGCATTTGAACATTTTTCTTGAATTTTCAATAATTGTGCCATTTTCAACGGCGATGATGAGATGAATCAGATGATCACCAGCATGCGCATACACGTGAAGCGCGTGCGCGTCAGTTTGGTGGGGCATCAATGTCAGCCGTCAGACGCAGCATGCCTGCGGTCCGCTCGCTGTTGGAGACTGGAGTGTTGGTGGCATTTGTCGGCGCCCTCTGCTAGAACAGAAGAATCCCCTCCACCGATTTTTGCTCTCTTTTGTGAAGCCTATCCGTTTAATGGCCAACCACCGCTGCAGTTGCGCAGCACCGAGCTCAAGCAAATATCTCCACATCGAACACAGCGTGCCGACCTGTTGCTTTCAGCTTTTTTGATTTTCTTAACACCGTTCACCCACCTCCATCTTTTATCTATCACTTTATTATATATAATCGCATCCTGTTTTATTTTGTTCTCCGGAAGAACCGGTCTAAAGAGAATAAAGAAGGTCCTGTTCGGACCAGAATCgaatattaaatataaattaatgaTAAAATTAATTTGATAATCCATATGCTAATTCACTATATGAATCTATTAAGTTcaattaattcataattagtCTAGTGATACTATAATAAATATGTATtgattagatttaatagattcatcttgcGAATCAGTTCTAGACTTtcacaattagttttataattaacctCATGGGATGCAAACACTCCGAAGCACCTTGGTTTacttttttttctttgaaaTAAACCCTTTGGTTTACTTGGCAGTAAATAATTCTGCCCTTGACATGTAGGGCAGCCTGCCTATGGTCCCACTTGTCAATGAAGGTCCACCAGCACGCAGTACGCACACTTCATTGCGCTTTGACGGTTGGCATCTAGACAGTGCCACAAGACTGACGGCTTCATCCGATTGGTGTGTGTGTCTATTTATTTTCCACTCTTTCCCCTCGACCTCTCCACTAGCCTTCCCCTTCTCTGCAGTTGGGGAAGCATACGCGGAAGCCAGGTACGGGCCAtgccctagctagctagctgcttgTTTACTTTTACTCACTCTTCTATTCAGATATTTTAGTTACCATCCGTTCCGGTGTTCTCAATCGTCCTGTTGTGGATTAGTAGGCACCCTTGCATATATCTGTTGTGATTTCTTCTTCCTGTTCCTGTCTCCTTCTTGACATACTGGCAACTACCAACTTCGATTTCAGGAATCCGTAGTTACTGGATAACAGAATAACAGGATTCATGCGAACCGGTAGTTGTGTTTTCTCCGAATTTCGACACATCCTTTTAGGATATTTCTCGAACGAAATGAATTGCttagtttttttttgtttgcatGAAGTTCGAAGACAACAGTGCAGTTCTCGCAtggataaaaaaaaaagaatttagTTACTTAGGTATGTTCGATTCAGAAGTCGTGTTTTGATTTTTCAAACAGTATTATCTTCACAAATCCTCctcccccccccaaaaaaaagaaaaagaaaaaaggaataAACCTTCAAGGAAATCTCTATACAGTAAGTCGTTTTGAATTGGTGGGCAAGCTAGTATTAGATCCACACGTGATCTGCATACCAAGCGTTTCCTCTGATTGGGGCTAATTTTCTCATGGAGTTCAGGGACCATGGGGCAGAAGCATCTTGTGTTGCTCACTTGTTTTTGGATCCTGTCATGTGCCTTGCTGCTTCATGCTTCCTCCGATGGACTGCTAAGAATCAACCTCAACAAGAAGAGACTGGACAGGGAAGCTTTGGCTGCTGCAAAATTGGCTAGGAAGGAGAGTCACCTTCGAAGGTTCGGTGGTTCTCGCCAGTCTCTCAGTGCCTCAAGTGATGATATAGTTCCTTTGCACAACTACCTGGACACTCAGTACTTTGGAGAGATTGGCATTGGCACGCCACCACAGAACTTCACAGTGATTTTTGACACTGGAAGCTCCAACTTGTGGGTTCCCTCCTCAAAGTGCTATTTTTCGGTATGTTCATTGTCTGAAATTTTTGAGATGCCGGTGCATGTTTTAACGCAAGTAAGATGCAATAAATTTGATATTTATATGCCCACATTCCAGATAGCATGCTACTTTCACCACAGATACAAGTCAGCCAAGTCGAAGACTTACAAAAAGAACGGTATGAAAGAATATATTGCTTCTGTAATTGATTTTCCTTTGGCAAGTTAGAAACCTGGCTGGTAAACACTGACATGTCATTCAAACTGTACAGGGGAAACTTGCACAATAACATATGGTTCTGGGCAAATTGCTGGCTTCTTCAGCAAAGACAATGTGTTGGTCGGCAGCCTCGTTGTCAAAAATCAGGTGAAATGTAAAGCAGTAAAAGTTATGCCTCAACAGCAAGTTCATGCATAATTACTAACAGTATAGTACCATTATACTTTCAGAAGTTCATTGAGACAACCCGTGAAACCAGCCCTACCTTTATCATTGGAAAGTTTGACGGAATTCTTGGCCTTGGATTTCCTGAAATTTCTGTGGGAGGAGCACCTCCAATTTGGTACGTATTCAATCCATTCTTAAATCAAGTCACACAACTCGAAACCTGAGCCTTTCTCAGTTTAACAATTTCTCTGCTTTATGCAACAAATAGGCAGAGCATGAAAGAGCAAAAGCTGGTCGCAAGGGATGTTTTCTCGTTCTGGCTTAACCGTGATCCTGATGCATCTGAGGGAGGTGAACTTGTCTTTGGCGGTGTTGACCCAAAGCACTCCAAGGGAACCCACACATATGTCCCTGTTACCCGCAAAGGCTACTGGCAGTTTGACATGGGGGATCTTCTGATCGGTGGCCACTCAACAGGTTACTGTGCTGGTGGTTGTGCTGCTATTGTGGACTCAGGGACTTCACTTCTTGCTGGCCCAACTGTATGTGTTCCTGAATCCCTTAGTGTAGGATGCACATTTAAAATGTTTTGGAATAGTTGTGTTATTTTGCATATTGTTCTGCTTCCAGACCATAGTGGCTCAAGTCAATCATGCAATTGGGGCTGAGGGAATCATCAGTGCAGAATGCAAAGAAGTGGTGCGAGAGTATGGAGAGATGATCCTTGAGTTGCTCATTGCGCAGGTTTGGTGCTTGCTCCTTTCCCTTCTGCCATATGATTTTCATTGTGATGCATGTGTTTTGTACATTGATATTGCAAGTGTCTGATTACAAAAAATTTGTGATTGAACAGACTAGTCCACAAAAGGTGTGCACTCAGATCGGACTCTGTGTATTCGATGGTACCCATCCTGTCAGGTTAGCTGAACTATACATTAAATGTTACTTCCCGCTGTAGTATCTATGCATCATTTTCTTTTTCGTAACAGGCTTTCTGTTTTCATGAATCATTGCACAGCAACCCAATTGAATCAGTTGTTGAGAAACAAAAGATTGGTTCTGATCTTTTCTGTACTGCTTGTGAGATGGCTGTTGTCTGGATACAGAATCAACTCCGAGAAAACAAGACGAAAGAGCTCATTTTGAACTATGCTAATCAGGTTGGGTTACTAACTTCGTTAGCTTACATCAACCCTTTTGATGTTGAAATGTGTTGGACAACATGACAGCTTTTCCAATTCCAATGTGCATTGTAGCTCTGTGAGCGCCTACCTAGCCCCAATGGTGAATCAACTGTCGACTGCCATCAGATCTCAAAGATGCCAAATCTTGCATTCACCATAGCAAAGAAGACCTTCACCTTAACACCAGAGCAGGTAAATTTCTAGTTGCATTTTCTTCAGTCTTGGAATTAATAGTGAAGCTTTGATCGAGGGGAAATGTAATCTCATTTCCATATTTAAGTTCTAAAGACTACTTTACTGCAGATTTTGTTTGGGGACAAACTTCTTGTTGTAGTTCTTTGCAATGATTAATAATTGACAAATTTGATTCCAACGAAATCAAACAGTCATACTATATCTTCAGTTCGGAAGTGTATCTAACCAAATAGCACTGACAGTTCACTCCATCCTAGAGCTGTGGAGGTTTAGCATAGCTCTCATTCTATTCTAAAACACTGCCTTACATGATATTAACTTCAAGCAAGTTGTCATTGTTGCTTTTTTTTCATATGCCTTTTTACCAAAGGAGAGTTATCTAACCTTATGGCCATTGTGATGCAGTACATTGTGAAGCTGGAGCAATCAGGTCAGACTATCTGTATCAGTGGGTTCATGGCATTCGACATACCGCCTCCTCGTGGCCCGCTCTGGTATGCTATTGCTGACCAACAGTATTTGCACAACTAGCACCAACCCACATTCTGGGGTTACTGTATTGCTCTAGATAGAAGCAAACCTGCAAATCTAACATCGCCTCTTGAAACATTCAGGATCCTTGGGGACGTTTTCATGGGCGCGTACCACACCGTTTTCGACTTCGGCGAGAACAGGATCGGGTTCGCCAAGTCTGCCTGAGGAGCGGAGTCCTTCGCCGTAGTGACGTCTCCAGTTTATTATCGCAGTATTGTACATATATGGCAGACTGGAATAAGCTGCGAAGTTTAGTAGTGTATGCACGCCGAAACCTGTAGGGCTATCCGACTATGACAGGGTATGTGTTTGCAAATGGAGCTAAGCTATTTATGAAGCTCCGGGACATGGAATTCCATGCATGTGATCAGCATGGGAGCACGATGAGGATTAGGACTTTTCACCTGATCTCATCATGTTTATTGGCCTCGACTAGTAAGTGGGCTGTATCAACAGTAGCCATTTCGGACTTGTTTAAGAATGCAGCTTTGCACGATCGTTATGGCAATGCAATAATCTAGAGCTTTACTAGGATGTGTCAGCTTACTATCGACTCTGACGGAGAATGTTGTGAAGAAAATTAGATTACTGATCAATTTCTATAATTATTTAATTACTTAGTGATTAATGATATCACATTAGTTGCTCACTATTCACGAAAGGGTCAATCCGAAGGAGTGTGTCCCTTCAACTCTCAGTCCCTTCGACCCTCGGCCCCTTGGGCATGTATAAAAGGAGTGGTCCCCTATCAATGGAATACAACAATTCACTCCATTTATTCTCTCTTTCACTTTTACTCTACAACACATTATCACGCATTCAACTCACTACTGAGAGCAAGAAGAAGCCAGAGGTCTGTCAGGCCTCACACCTTTGGGTAAGATGGACCCCACAGACCTTCGTTTCTTTGCACTGGAGGATGGTTTCCTCGTCCTTCCACTCGCCGCCTACACTGGTTGTCGTCGTCTTCACTTCGGGAACAGAGGAGGCTGCTTCTTCACACTTCATGGTCACCGCCACTGGATGAGGGCACGCCGATGTCGCCATTGTCGCCGTCACATCACTAAAGGCCGAGGCCGTCGTTTCACTGGTGGTTAGGGTCGCTGGATGCCTCACCATCAGAGTCCTCGCCGTCGACGAGGAACGTCGGCACCACCACGGAACCACGACAACCGCCCTGGACCTTCGACGCCTGCTGTAGCGGCCTCGAGCAACACCACCAGCGACTCCTCCAAGCACACCAGAGCGGCAACTCCACCAGCGGCACAGCGTCTTCCGAAGCCCACGCCACCAGAGGAGCCTCCTCACCGCCCTCTGGTCTTCCGCCTCCGGTGTCTAGGTTGCACAACCTTTCGGCATTGGGGTCATTGCTGACCTGTTATCGCTATAATTTAGGTGGgccgaggagcaagatgggcttgaagGATAGCCATAgcgggcttgcgaatcgggctTTATGCAGGTGCTTGAGGCCTAGGATGGCCGTGTAtgtagataggcatgtgtgtttaaatagtttagataaatatagttaagatttgtgtagtatttagttaggattggttagggaaggcaagtctacggactataaatatgtattccAGATAAAtagaatcaatcaatcattcatcaacaactctcggcgcatcgccacccctgttctagggtttctcgggtaagcgccgtgcggccccgatcacaccctgcgtgatcggggcaacATCGTTCTTATTTATTTACTTTTCACGTTCCTcgttctgaagcgttgttgatggcgagtaacactagttaccTTAGTGTTTATAAAGTAGCATCGACTCTTCCATATGTTAATCGTGCTTTGCTTGTTACTTGTAGATGCCCCACTGCCCCTGTACTCGACTTCGGGTATAAGAGTAGTGCCTTGCTTCAtatttgtttagtagatccaatctgttatggttagtcttcatCAATCgaggatttagtttaatatctgcatgattaagCTCTGTAAAcggattgaatgttccggcagtaccTTGGGTACTTTATAACAGcttaaggagggattgttccgggaatcggcttttgattggtttttaggcctctgcttaggttgttgttttgttaccttctgtatctgttaggctcgaTTACATGCAGGATGTTCCAATTATGTAGTGAGAGCTTTAACcgttgtagattggattagctcgATGCTTATGAAGCAAGATTCATATTGCCACTCGATATATTTGCTATATTTATtgatccgatccggtactgaacacaatcggctctttacagccgataccgggaatcatccgatgagccgatcatagctcggactaatgtttatatgtGTATGTATATGCAGGAAACTAACGTATAAcgccttcctgatcaggtacaaggtcaggtagcacgcctagcgacccggaagccaggacgtgtgccggatctcgggccgttgactgagggactggggcccaccagcagtcccgggagcctcccggctcctcgtgttgcctgtcgctgctcgtcggtgggttttgaccgacaacacattctggcacgcctagTAGGACCGTCTTCATCAttttcatcatcttcatcatcttcaccGTCTTCATCAACTCCATCGGCTTTGGTTGGCGGGATGATAAGGGACGaaccgatcacctacgaggagctgcctgctgaacacaagcagaaatacgatgagattaaggctctcttcaaagccgatctcatcggctccttcgagaagacccgccaccacggcgtcaGGTGGAAAggattttcacccgaaggcgcccttgatggagtggatctgtccaccccgTCGGAGGATCGTACCAGGGCTCTATGTcaggaagtaaactacgtgGTGGCCCACTCGCTACACTGACATTCCGAGAGCTTGGttaacgctttcgagcgtgttgcgctgcgcgtggtccaggaaattatgaagcatcaatactctccaacgggacctaccttggggagttacaagggagaattgccattccaggctaggccaccactgccttatgcgcttgcggCTGTGGAATCACATGGCTCTCCGGCCTATTTtgtttacaaggtgggaggtgatcctgtagatcatcaattcttcagcgagccgcccaagaagatcccgcatggatatatgtgtgcttatataccggatagcaataaTTTGGTATACTCAGTACAgagggtggctggaggagttcTTGGAGCGCATGCAGATAAACAAGCGTGGTTAGCTGCTTATGCCACCAGGCTGAGTCACGATGGagcgcactcggccccaggagcgtAGACGGTAgatcagatcagtgccatcctaagagatcaattCGGCattttaccaaagaggagggcgatcggctatacaaagccatatcctagtgactatgatttaattcccctaccgcctaagtatcggcttcctgaattcaccaaattcagcggagcagaaggatctagctctatcgagcacgtgagccgatacttagcgcaattagggatgatctcggtgtcggatcctttgcgagtgaggtttttcgCGCAATCTCgcacagggccagcctttggatggtatacatcattaagccctgattcgatccgcacctggaagcagttggaggagcaatttcatattcagtatcacttgaaagctgcagaagcaggaattgccgacttggcacaagtacggcagaagcgtggggaaatCGTGGCGGAATATATCCGACGCTTCAGAGAGGTGAAGAACCGGTGTTACTCGACCCGGATTTcggagaaggaggcggtcgagttaGCATCCTTGGGATTACTGAAGCCGATtagggatctggctttccagTTGGAGTTTACATCTTTGGCGCATTTGGTGCAAAAGCTAACAATgcatgagcagcgccacccagagctatactaggataagttcaagcgtcaagtgacaTTGATCGACACAGAAGAAGCTAAAGACTCTAGGGATGACCAGGAAGTAGCAgtcgcagaatggactcggggggcaaaccccgtgtcctgtaagtgggtgaaacaaaaagggcctgcgaaaggtttcgacttcgacgtgagcaaagttgaacagatattcgatCTGTTACttaaagaaaaacagttgaagttacctgaaggttaCAAGCTTCCTACAGTGCATGAGCtgaaggggagatcatattgcaagtggcatgactCTTTCACCCACGGCACAAGCGACTACAAGGAACTCCGttggcagatccaatcggctattgagcaaggccgattgatcttgggccaaaccgccatgaagATTGATACCCAGCCTTTCCCGAGTGTAAATATAGTGGAAGGTCACGGCTGGTCTGTGAGGCGGCAGTTAGATTTCGCGCTCAGCATTAACATGGCAGGGTTCGCACCACGCCGCCAAACCAAGAAGGAAGAGGCTGATCCTTgcgatcagccccaaaaaggagaaaatgGATATATCACAGAGGAACAAatgaggcatgtcaggaatcagcggccggcttcttctgatctcctcaagaagttcGAGTACCAGTACCAACAGCGTCTCCGACGTGAATCAGAGGAGGAGGAGTATGAGCACCGTACTggaaagcgtttgaagaaaTATGAAGAcgcgcgtgatcattggcattgccctttcttcaggtattgttgggattccggcATGAGTTGATTGCCAACTACCAAGGATTGGCTGGAGTGCGGACCTGCAAAGCAAGATACAAAGGGGGTCTCGATTTTCCAGCGTTTGGGACTTGTGTCATCTCGGCAAGAGTAGATTCAACCAAGGAGGGTGGActtcgaagaagaagaggataaaTATCACCGTCCGTGCTGGTGCCCTAATGAACTTAACCATTCTCAGAAACGTAGGGTTTAGCAATtacgcagcctggaagaagctgaggctagatatcttgagTCACTAAGGAAGGCGCGCCCAGATTTGGCGGACGAAGTCGATTATGCGCAGAAAAAGGAGTCGCGTCCTCCCAGGAATTCCACGCTCCTTGCAGAATTCCACGCTCGAGCCCATGAGGAGttatcggtagcccagcttgagtTGGGGTCGTGgccggtaatatttgagaagccacagtcaaagaactacaagcatttgaaagctttatatctcaagggttataTAAATAgccagcctgtcaacaagatATTGGTTGACACAGGAGCGGCGGTTAAtataatgccatactcagtaCTTCAccgcttggggcggtccactggagatctgatcaagactaacgtcacgctaagtgatttcAACGGGCAGACATCGGAAGCTCAAGGTGTCCTTAGCGTGGATCTAACCGTCGGAAGCAAGACAGtcccaacctctttcttcattgttaacagcaagagcacatacaatgtcctactcggcagggattggatccataccaactattgcatcccttccacaatgcatcaatgtctaatccagtgggatggaggtGAGGtggaggtggttcatgcagatgactcgattgagatctcacatgctgctatgagcatttgggacgcgGAGGACCAAGAGCTGATCTccgggatcagtttggaaggctgcgaccgcattgaagctgcgaaaaacggggtgaggctggtcttatccactagccttacagagtagatgagtcACGAAGAATGAGCTGCTTTGACAGATTTGatgaggccgatccccgcgatcggccccaaaaaataaagtgTAAACTTTTGATGTCGAGTGTTGTGCATAGTCATAGCAATTACAGCAAGGCCCGCTTTGACAGCCGGCCTTACTCTTGTTGTAAAGTTTCAAAAAGCGGTGAAAGACATAAAGCGGCGATCTCGACGATCGaccaaaattctttttattatcttctttgtccatctgcagtgttgatttaacagatgatgggaaactaggatatgggtttacatcggctgacgagcttgaagaaatagatattggtcttggggataagccatgaccaacatttgtcagcaaaaagttacgcccatgtttacgagagccgatgatagcctTGCTAAAGGAAtacgcagattgcttcgcctaggattacacggagatgcctgggttggacagaagcatagtcgagcatcggctccctctcaagaatggatttcggCTGTTTCAGCAGCGGGCATGACAGATGAAGGCTGAGGTCCTGGTTGAAGTTAAAAAGGAAGTGGAGAAGATGGTAGAAGCAGGatttatcaggccttgcaggtatgctgaatggatttcaagtgttgtacctgtgcagAAGATGgacggccgatggcgagtctgcgtggactttaGAGACCTCaatagggctactccaaaggatgaatatccgatgcctgttgCGGAGATATTAATTAACGCGGCTGCCGGTCATcggatcttgagtttcatggatggcaacgccagttataaccagatctttatggctctcgaggatataaacaaaactgcattcagagtacctagGGCAGTAGGTCTAttcgaatatgtggttatgacttttgggttgaagaatgctggcgctacatatcaacgtgccatgaactacatttttcatgacttgatcggcaagctggtggaaatctatattgatgatgtcgtggtgaag
Protein-coding sequences here:
- the LOC112893042 gene encoding aspartic proteinase-like translates to MGQKHLVLLTCFWILSCALLLHASSDGLLRINLNKKRLDREALAAAKLARKESHLRRFGGSRQSLSASSDDIVPLHNYLDTQYFGEIGIGTPPQNFTVIFDTGSSNLWVPSSKCYFSIACYFHHRYKSAKSKTYKKNGETCTITYGSGQIAGFFSKDNVLVGSLVVKNQKFIETTRETSPTFIIGKFDGILGLGFPEISVGGAPPIWQSMKEQKLVARDVFSFWLNRDPDASEGGELVFGGVDPKHSKGTHTYVPVTRKGYWQFDMGDLLIGGHSTGYCAGGCAAIVDSGTSLLAGPTTIVAQVNHAIGAEGIISAECKEVVREYGEMILELLIAQTSPQKVCTQIGLCVFDGTHPVSNPIESVVEKQKIGSDLFCTACEMAVVWIQNQLRENKTKELILNYANQLCERLPSPNGESTVDCHQISKMPNLAFTIAKKTFTLTPEQYIVKLEQSGQTICISGFMAFDIPPPRGPLWILGDVFMGAYHTVFDFGENRIGFAKSA